The DNA sequence tttTCGTATACGTCCTGTAGTTCTCAGCCCCTTAGGCTGTTGTAGGCATGACGCATTCATTGAAAAGCGAGTTAGATTTATAGCAATAAATACATGCTGTACAAACGTTGTTAACTGGAAAAGTTAATACCGTTTGGTAGTGCTAAAGCTAAAACCTTATAATATTACATAGTGATGCGTTCACTAGGAGCGCGAAGAAATGTCAAAAACTTAGAAATctaccatttttttaagaaaacttacTAGGTATCcttgtaaatacaataatttaccttaaaaaacCTTAATGCCTCATTAATTAGTAGGTACCTAGGTTATTTACTAATAACCATACTAGGTATAGATACTTATAGCTAAATACAATCAGGTAGTAGTATTTTTAAGGCAATAAGCGCAAAAGCTTTATGGAGATTCAATTCTAGTCTAACATCGTCGAAAATATTTCAGTTCAGTTTTTAAGTCACACGACCAGCCAGTGATTAATATCattaacaatttcaaaaagCTCACCAACTTATCAACGTAATCACTTATCATTGCACAAGGTCTGTCCTATCACCTAACAATTGTTGCACTACGTTACTCATTACTAATCACCGGAAGTCACTCAGGACATGCAGAAATAGATAATGAGTTATAAGGAACGCTATGACTAACTGACAAGTTATGAGTTATCTCATACAAAATGTATGTGAGAAATTATAAGCTCCAGCAGTTCCCACATTGAAAGGCTGAGGTGAATGGAATAAAGGgattaagtaggtattaaagGTTGAAGTTACCTCATTAAGGTATCCTTCGATTAGGTGTCTTCAATTAGTTAAAGATAGCTTCTATATTTTGCAGCAGGTAATGGGTAATTAGTGATTGGTGTAAGGTAAAATATTAGCCTGCAAATGTCCCACGGCTGAAGAGGACCTTGCCAGTAGAAACGAGCGTTGATCtccattttaatgttaatattgaGTTTCCCATGCATCTAaacttattattcatttatattcgTCCACCGACCCAAGTTACGATATACTTTAGTCAACTTTGGGTGGTCAAATACGGTTCCTATTGAATACTTACTTAATTCGTAGTGGATATTTTATTTCGAATCAAATAAGGTCATACCGTAATTAAAGATGACAACGTTACGGAATTACCAACTAAAAAGTAAGGACTCGTGTCGCATGCCATTCGATTCGAGTGCTTCTCTAATTTGAGTGATAAATGTTCGCAACGGCCAGCGCGGGGCCTGGAAAACATGTGAACATGTCAAAGAGTTTTTTTCCATTGTGTATCTGCTATACCTATatctacatttaattttatcagtttatgTGTAAATGAAGCCaggtttttaaatacaaaagtagCTGATTGTCAAAACATTCATACCTACAATTGAACTACCAGAAGCGGTAGTCAAAAACTAGCGTATCCCATTGAATATTTTCAGACCGGGATCAACATAATATGACATACCACACAAACCAATAacaaatacctatataaaaGCCCCAAACACCTATAGCATGGAAAGTATTCGGAAGTGGACATGTTACTGGTGACGCCAtctagttaaaatattttttactattattaagaGATGAATTCGAGTCctcgaaaacaaaacaaaacttttgaaccacaatataaatattttcacggCATATTTTGAGTAGGatcgtataaataattattttccggatcaataatactattttaattgatttacaaaCATCCCTTTTCTAATTAGTATTGGCAACAcctaaaaaaatgtcaaaataataattttgtacccGAAGGGCTTCTGTAAAATAAATCGTAAATCTcctaaaatcaattattattcgTTTGCAAACATGATTTAAACGAATAATATCGAGTGCTTTTTAGTCAACAACAATGCTTATGGTGCCATAGATTCGCTTTATACAATGCATCAGGGCAGCTTGATGTCCTGACAGATAGATCGAATAGAGAAACAAAGTGATTTATTTGTGTTGAGTGCTTTGAAATCAGTTGAAGATGTTTTCTAAGTCCCTGACGAGTAAGGACTCGTTCCTGGAGCAGACGAAGGCTGCCCGGGAGGAGCGCGCGCTTGAGAAGAAGCGAGAACAGTCGGCTGTTAGGATACAGGCCGTCGTCAAAGGATGGCTCGCAAGGCAAAAATTCATTAAGCGTATTTTGTGAGTACCTTATCTATCAATTATTCGATTCCGCttagaaatgtataattattatcctCGATGTGTAGAGTAGCATAAcatgaaaaagtataaaaataaatataatttcatatttttttaattctcaatATTATCTACTTTCTATTCTAGTGTAATATGAACACACATCCTTTCATAGATAACTTATCAACtgcattttaataacattcaaCAATTCCTACACAAAGctcaatgtaaataaattatttttatttggtttttagaaatgattttgatgagTTGCTCCCGGAGACAGCAACCCATGGCTCACAGGAGGAACCAGCGCAGCCAGTGGACCTGCTCCCAGCTCTAGAAGTGTACCGTGTCACATGTAGGCTCTTCTTAGTGTTCAAGCAGCAACGAGACCGCACAAGATTTGAAAAACTCTGTAAATATATTGTGCAGAGTTTGCATTCGGACTCTGTAAAACTATCTTATGTTGGAGTCTTCCTGAATAAAGAATACAGGTATAAACCtcaactattttatttctttaaagttGTATTAGAATTGAATGTTTCTGTGTGATGCCTTATCCTGCAAGGTGTGATAAAATACACAAAGAAATCTTATGGTGAGATATTTTGGTAATCGGTTATTTGCAAACTGACATGTTGATGTGTATTCACTAATTAACAGTAATTATTGTTGCTTCCTAATGATCATATAACATGACTGTTACACAACTTTGATTTAGTAATCAATGATCATAAGTTATGTAAACACAGAATGTAGTTCTATTGGAGTAGAAATCTAACAGTCTGAATCAATGTATTAAAGAAAtgataagttattaatatatGAAGGTTAATCTGAAGATAAGAGATGACGATCAAAGCAAGTATGGccattaaaaatgatattatatacGTATTAAGGGTATTGACATAAATATCTTgaatttaatatcttaatataaattaattcaactCTTACCTCagatatttagttttaaaatccTTTCGTAGATAAGGATATTGAGAAAAATGACAAAGAGTatatgacaaaaatatatacaattttctttaaataatacttgtCTATGTTAATACTAGTCTTTTGTCTTAAGTTCCTTCAAcagcaaaatattattgtttcttttaggTATAGATATGTGAACTCTTTTCAATTTTAACTGTCTGTTAATGATAGTTGATTACAAGATAATTGTCATTCATAATGTCTTGTAATTAACAACTGTTATTATGTATGAATCAGTTCTATTGTACGACTCTTTGTATGGTTATAAATGCTATGTTAGTAACTTCTAGCtgttaaaataggtttaaaaaaataggcttGTTGAAGAAAGGTACAGAATCGAAATCAAAGATTTTGTGATTGTTCTCTCTTGAAACCTTTGCAGTTGATGAATTAACTGTcgtttttcgtttttcttttccaTCTTAATAGTACAAAGAACTTAGCATTTTCAGCATACTTTAATAATCCTTGTAATAGTCAAGGAATATCAATAATTACGATaagtttttatactttaaatttaacTAGTAAATACTTTCAGTCTCCGATGGATATCTCACATCAAAGATCTCCTGTACAAATGCTGCTTGTACCTCGAAGAGCTAAAGCCCGAGTCTCCGATGGACATGCAGAGTATCCTCGTCCACCTGCACACGCTGGTAGCATTCACCGCCACCAACACATGGGCACTGACACGATTGAAGAACTTCGAGAAGCTAAGGGGAGGGATGACACAGTTGTGCGCAAATGTTATGGGATCGCTGTTCCATAAAGGATATTATTTAACTCTGAAGGTGAGTGAAAATTGTCCTGTTTTGAGAAATCCCGTCTGAGTAGGATTTCTTTAATCATCAATCTAGTATAAGAGTTTTTAAACCCCCTGTAGGCCATTGACATAGCTTTACACACCCTTGAAAAACAGTCATAGTATTAGACTATCACtgctttaaaaatgaaagaaccTGAATGTGATGGGAAGAAAAGACTCAATAAACTCCCTAGAAGCACTCTTCCACAATCTGACATAGTCTAACTTTTTGATTGAAATAAGGCAGGATGCACATGCAGAGTACttattctatatttagaaaactGAGCTGTTAACATGCTACCAATTGAACAGTCAAACATATGGCACTTAAGATACTTAAAGGTTACAAATTGTTTGTGTTCAGATCTTTCCTTGTCCATCACAATTTATAGTAAGTTCTTGCTATGCTAATTGGAACTTTATTCTCTTTGTATTAATAATCTTTATAGCTGGATGCCTTACCGCTTGTAAGGTCTATCAGCCaatgttatataaatagtaaacaatattattgttttaagttcAGCATGCAATATGTTACAGGTCACAGagcattcatattataatataataatcatttacgtatttattatgcatgtaatgtaaTTGATTTGGATTTGGCCTTTCAAGATTGTGCtaaaagataaagttaaaaaaacctGTAGAAACTAATgtattacaataatttccagTTGTAACATTGTTTACAACTGACCAGGTTGTCATTTTATAATTTCGGTGCTCAGGAATTTTATcattacactagctgttgcccgtgacttcgtccccgtgggtagaagatataagttatgattcatgtatacctgcccggtttttttttcacatttgccattgtatcttagctcctattagtcgcagcgtgatggtttatagcctaaagccttcctcgattaaaaaaaaaagaatttttcaatttggaccattagttcctgagactagcgcgttcaaacaaacaaactcttcagctttatatattagtatagatatagatttaaaaaaaatgataaaaaaattaaatacccacgtttttaaatgtgatattttatcacgttttgtcagtttttatagttgtaaattgcattgtcactgggtttgaagctactctgaaaatttcagcctgctagcttattgggaagtacctcaaaattgagttgcaaaaatccaaccggaccgacaaacaaacaaacacgacactgagtttataaaaacgtgggaaaaatagtCTGAAACCCCTACATGACGTGGTATATGAttgtaaatgtaaactttttaatcaaaagGGTGAAAAATTTGTATGGACGCAACgttaaccttatttttataggttgaaatttttatgaatttgttcCAGTCCCTCTTGCTCCGCGGTCTGTGTCGCGAGAAGATATACCTGAAGAACGTGTCTCTAACGGCCATAGTAACGCTCTCGCTGCGACCGCTCGTGTCCGCACAGTTCTCGGAGAAACTGCTCACCATGTACATCATACAGATCCTGTCGGTGCCCACGCTAGTGTACCATATGCAGCAGATATCGCCTGAGGTACGTGGCAAAAAGAACTTTACACCTATGTATATTATTAGAACTAGTTATTTTTGGAACATCTTCCTGCAAAAATATTTGGTCGACTGTTAGGCGAAGCACTTTTGCCTAGTAGATTACATATCTCTCCTTATACAtacagattattattattattgctagcTAATGCTACACCAGAGTTTCCTACCGAGAgcaaattgttataattaattgagCAACGGTCCACAGTAAAGTGTGGTTTTGGTAGTTTTACCCCCTTAATCTGCATCTGTAAGCTGTCTTTGTGcctatttatttactaactttTTGTCGGAACTCCTTGGGTTCCCTCCTCATATAACTTATACAATGCCTTACTACACTATGCGTTTTGTTGTCCAGTCGATATCGTCGTTCCGTTCCTACTCGATGTTCGACAAGTGCGTGGAGTTCCTGAGCGCGGACCAGAACCTGCGCATCGTGTTCAACACGCTGGAGGGTAACTACGCGCTCTGCCTGCTCGCCAACCTCGTGCAGCTCGCTCACCTCGAGCGGGAGCATGCGCTGCCCGATACCTACCATCCGACGTTTGTGGTGAGGTTTTATTgagacaattattattattgttattaaagtaAAGACTCCCACAGTAAAGTAAAATTCCTAAGTgcgatagttttttttattaaaaggagttctttttatattttatttacttgtggCGCGGGGGGTCATAGACATTGTCACAAGTACAAAGATGCCCAGACAccggacaagcattcatggatcacacaagaatttgacctacgcggggatcgaacctgctaAACTTTGCGCTCGTAGGAATGGCGTGATTACTTTAACCTCACGGCTATTCGTGCAAAAgtaaatttggtaaaaaatggTCTCGGTAGTTAAGCTCAAAACTTGCGTCATACGTTAGTCAGCATAATTTGACATGGCAGTGGGCAATCCCCAACATCttcttctaaaatataaaattcccgtgtcacgatgttagttaccgtactcctccgaaaccgttcgagcgatatttatgaaattttgtatacatattgggtaggtctgagaatagaacaacatctatttttcatacccctaaggtATAAGGGTtgctcaatattttattttttggacgaatttttttttttctataatgtggcattaaaaatacatacaactcaAAAAAAAGCATTCGGCaaagcaacgtttgctgggtcagctagttatttataaaaaaagctaCTTGAAGACATTTATACTTAAATAGATTAtctataatgtttttatgtttaaaatagtataattacGTAGTATAGAATTTAATGCTTCCACTTCTAGATGCTATACGACAGAAAACTCACACTTTGTAAATCACACACTAATTGAAAAATTACCTCCACAGCTGGTTGTCACACGCTTCCTAGACTCATGCCAACAATACGTAGTCTGCAAGAAGGGCAACCTAAGCAATTGGCACCCAATCTTAGGCTGGTTCTCACAGAGCTTCGATACCTACCTACCACCGGCTATGGGAAACTTAAGGAACCAGCTGTCTTTGTTATGGGGGGCGCCACTGTTGAAGAAGTTGCTAGCGATGCCTTTAAAGGACATGATCGACGCGGGAGTGACCGGGGAAGAGGGCGCGGGGCCTTCCCAGCCATCCACTCCTGTCCAGAGTAACAATCCCGCGGCTATTATTAGGAGGGCTATTGAAGCTAGGACTAACAGGTAAGAAACATTTCGTTAGAAGACGTAGCTTATTTGAATGTACATAACCATAACCGTTTCTCAATCTTTAACTGCCTgttctttgaaatatttaagagACATCTTAACAAATGTTTGCATTTTAACTCATTCAATTATACAAAAGTACTTGTATTGCAGATCGAACGCCAACAAGCACTTCAGGAAGCTGGGTTCACCGGACTGCACGAAGACTGCGCTCATATGCTCCATGTACCACACGGCGTTGCAAACGATGACGCAAGTCAAACTTGATATACTGACAGGTGAACTATTTCATATTTACTGGTAAACAGTTTTCTTGTCACACAATTAGCTAAGAGGAGGTAGGGGTAGTCCTTCTTGAAAACTCTGAAAAGAAGTGAGAGGTGGTCTGAACAGAGTAGCGTAGGTCATTTGAAGCGATCCGGTGTGTTTTAGGCGGTGGAAGTTCGACTTTGTTCTTCGTTCCCCACGACGTGGGCTCAGCGTTGCTGAAATCATAAGGGTTTAATTTCTTAAGACAAAAAACAATCGTAAACAAAGCTTCAGTCGTTATTTTCTGACACGTGAATAATACTGGATTATCTCCTctaatttgcttttattttgtcaaCAGGGCTGTGCAATCAAGATGAAATATTATACTCGTTATGGCAATTCTTATGCACGTTGGGACCAAACTGCGGGCTGAAGTCATTCCTTGATCTCTTAGCTGTAAACACGAAGACGTCAGCGCCGGAGTTCCAGATGTTGATACTCTTCGCCGACTGTATGACTCATTATGTTAcgtaagtataatatttattttatgatgtgaATTTTCTAATTGCAAACGTATTATTAGGGCAAGAAAGTCGAGTTTAACTTTCTTGCACTGATAATAAGTAATAAGATGAGTATAATTTTGCTGAGTTATTTTTTTGCCCATTTTCTCGTGCATTGTTATACTAAACATTCCTCGCCGGCATAAAACcttattagtaattatttaattttctttctagTATTTTAGATGATATGGAGATGTACGAACAACAGAATCCGTTCAAGTTACAAGACTTTATAAACATGTCGCAGTTCCTCAACATGTTTGTTTACAAGTCCATTATGGGACAGTTATTTGGTAAGTTCTAACACAgaattattcatacattttgcACTTGAGTaaagacgacaaaaaaaaatggtagcaTTTTTATACATTCGTAGAAGCCGCGTGAAAAAGCTAGTCTTTAAATCAGTCACTATTGTGTTCATACCAGACTTATCCTATACTCACACACAACACATAAAAACTCCTTACTTCTAGATCTCAAAACAATCCAAAGCAACGAGCTGTTCAGTTCTCTCCACACGTTACTGCTGGTCCTGTACCGGCGCGACTGCCGACGTGCCTACACGCCGCTCAACCACTGGCTGGTGAGGGAGATACGCGAGGGACAGTTCATGGCAGACCTCGAGAAGGGGAAGAAACCGCAGCAGGTAAGGGGTCTTAAGATACTTGGTAAGTTACTCTAAAATGGAGTTGAATAGGATTGACAGGGCACTAAGGAACTAATGTTAAagtgaagtcggttaaaaataattcCTGCCTTAAATCCTGTAAAAGCTTACTTGTAACTGAAAGAACAAGCGTGggtctttataatttatttgtttacactgAAAAGACTTTTATTAAACCCATTACTAAGTTCGTATCTATTTATTCCGCCAGTTCGTTTCACTCCGTGTTACGATATTCACAGAGCAATGATAATTTTCAATTgtctttaaaacttttattgttCAACGAACGCTATCGTTCTTGTTTCTCTTTATTGCAAACTAATTGTAAggtttatattgttttaggtTTTAGTGCAAAAGACACCTCACATGATTGCTCACGGTGAGCGCGTTCGATTGTTCAGGCGAGCTGTTGCCGATGAAAAGGTCTGTATTATTTTTCTACCACATCCTTTTCCAACGTCTGCATTCATCTTGTCATTGGCACCTGGTCTCGTTTCACACCTCTCACATGGAGTagtaagatttaattttagtttttttaatacgactcccgtagtaaggaatttaatccttgtgtcgcgggggttttacaaacatacaaatcacatgcacgagacacccagactctgaacaagcatGCGTGGATCACACTATCCTCGCCTTGTGTTTCGCTACCCGCTACCCGATGCGGCAGGTGGTGCTGGGGCTGACGGAGCGCGCGTGCGGCGGGCGCTCGACGCTGGTGAcggtgcggcgcgcgcgcctgGTGGAGGACGGCTACCGCCAGCTCGGCGCGCTGCCCTCGCGCGCGCTCAAGGGCTGCGTCCGGGTGCGCTTCATCAACGAGCAGGGCCTGGACGAGGCCGGCATCGACCAGGACGGCGTCTTCAAGGGTACGTATATTATATTACACTtatttcacacagcgccatctagtcttgaaataagcagagcttgtattatgagtagtagataaatgataaaatactcatatatttctaaatgcatacataatatagataaatgtaTACGTACGTACTTGTCACTGCAAATCCTTTAACGGAGATTCGACTGACTTACGAGGTATTCGAAAATTGCTACTCTATTTTctcaactattttaataaaatacaatgatacAATACGTATAAGGTTGAATAATCTTTTAAACTCTAATTTCCGCGTGTAACCTGCTACCATACGACATTTATAACTCTTATAAATCGAatcaaaacagtttaatttaccTTTTCGATTTGCACAGAATTCCTGGAAGAGACAATAAAGCGCGTATTCGACCCGTCGCTGAACCTGTTCCGCGTGACGAGCGAGGAGCGCCTGTACCCGTCGCCCACGTCCTGTCTGCAGGACAACCACCTGCAGCTGTTCGAGTTCATAGGCCGCATGCTGGGGAAGGCTGTCTATGAGGTgagatatttttgtatcttaatGTTTTTGGTAGATAAACTGATAACAGATAAGCAACGCCGTCTCATATTGCGTACTATGTGTGTATACATAGGTATGTCTATTGTTTAATTGTTCATTTAGTATAAGGATTCTAGACAGAATCTGTGAAGAAGTTGCGTATTAGGAAACATAGAACTGGACTCAAATGCATAATTTGGTAGCCAATTTAACA is a window from the Trichoplusia ni isolate ovarian cell line Hi5 chromosome 3, tn1, whole genome shotgun sequence genome containing:
- the LOC113491770 gene encoding ubiquitin-protein ligase E3B; protein product: MFSKSLTSKDSFLEQTKAAREERALEKKREQSAVRIQAVVKGWLARQKFIKRILNDFDELLPETATHGSQEEPAQPVDLLPALEVYRVTCRLFLVFKQQRDRTRFEKLCKYIVQSLHSDSVKLSYVGVFLNKEYSLRWISHIKDLLYKCCLYLEELKPESPMDMQSILVHLHTLVAFTATNTWALTRLKNFEKLRGGMTQLCANVMGSLFHKGYYLTLKSLLLRGLCREKIYLKNVSLTAIVTLSLRPLVSAQFSEKLLTMYIIQILSVPTLVYHMQQISPESISSFRSYSMFDKCVEFLSADQNLRIVFNTLEGNYALCLLANLVQLAHLEREHALPDTYHPTFVLVVTRFLDSCQQYVVCKKGNLSNWHPILGWFSQSFDTYLPPAMGNLRNQLSLLWGAPLLKKLLAMPLKDMIDAGVTGEEGAGPSQPSTPVQSNNPAAIIRRAIEARTNRSNANKHFRKLGSPDCTKTALICSMYHTALQTMTQVKLDILTGLCNQDEILYSLWQFLCTLGPNCGLKSFLDLLAVNTKTSAPEFQMLILFADCMTHYVTILDDMEMYEQQNPFKLQDFINMSQFLNMFVYKSIMGQLFDLKTIQSNELFSSLHTLLLVLYRRDCRRAYTPLNHWLVREIREGQFMADLEKGKKPQQVLVQKTPHMIAHGERVRLFRRAVADEKVVLGLTERACGGRSTLVTVRRARLVEDGYRQLGALPSRALKGCVRVRFINEQGLDEAGIDQDGVFKEFLEETIKRVFDPSLNLFRVTSEERLYPSPTSCLQDNHLQLFEFIGRMLGKAVYEGIVVDVPFASFFLSQVLGQTQQALYSWIDELPSLDRDLYRSLTYIKHFQGDISSLELTFSVDEERLGEIVTHELVPGGKAVPVTNENKINYIHLMAHFRMHTQIKDQTNAFIKGFRTIINPEWLSLFSTPELQRLISGDNVPLDLRDLRRHTQYYGGFHDSHRVVCWLWDVLQRDFSEHERAMFLKFVTSCSKPPVLGFAHLKPPFSIRCVEVGDDEDTGDTIGSVIRGFFTIRKKDPLNRLPTSSTCFNLLKLPNYQKRSTLRDKLRYAVNSNTGFELS